Genomic segment of uncultured Tolumonas sp.:
TTTTCAGGAACTGACGGATCTTAGTGCGCGCGCGTGACGTCACCACAAAGTTCAACCACGCGGCATTCGGCCGTGCGCCCGGTGCGGTAATGATTTCCACCGTTTGCCCAGAGGTCAGCGGGCGGCTGAGCGGGAATGGTTGGCGCTCTACTCGCGCACCGACACAACTGTTGCCGATATCGGTGTGTACCGCATAAGCAAAATCGACCGGCGTGGCATTGGTCGGCAATTCTAGGATCCGACCTTCCGGGGTAAACACATAAATCTCATCGGGGAACAGATCGGTTTTGACACTTTCGATAAATTCAAAGGAACTGCCGGCACTTTGCTGCAATTCCAATAAGTTTTTCATCCAGCGTTGCGCACGGATCTGCGCGGTACTGCTGGTGGCGTCGCCATTGGTTTTATATACCCAGTGTGCAGCGACCCCTTTATCCGCCATCTGCTCCATATACTCGGTACGGATCTGGATCTCGACCGGTACGCCATGTGGGCCCACCAGCGAGGTATGCAGTGACTGATAACCGTTGGTTTTGGGAATGGCAATATAATCTTTGAAACGACCGGGGCGTGGTTTATACAAACTGTGCATCTGACCGAGCACGCGGTAACAGGTGTCAATGTCATCGACAATCACGCGGAACGCATAGATATCCATGACTTCATAAAAGCGCAGCTCTTTTTTCACCATCTTGTTATAGATGGAATAGAGATTCTTTTCCCGACCGACGACCATGCCTTTAATATGCGCATCTTCTAAGCGGCCATTTACCGCTTTATACACCGAGTCGATCACTTCTTTGCGATTACCGCGGGCGCGTTTCACCGCTTCCCGCAATATTCGCGCGCGCATTGGATAGAGTGCTTCAAAGCCTAACTCTTCCAGCTCGCTTTTTAACGAGTGAATACCTAAGCGGTTTGCAATCGGGGAGAAGATTTCCAGCGTTTCGCGGGCGATGCGACGGCGTTTATCGGGGCGTAACGAGCCCAATGTCCGCATATTATGCGTGCGGTCGGCGAGTTTGATCAGAATAACGCGAATATCCTGTACCATCGCCATGACCATTTTGCGGAAGTTTTCCGCCTGTGCTTCTTTATGGTCGCGGAATTTCAGCTTATCGAGCTTGGAAACACCATATACCAATTCGGCCACGGCCTGACCAAATTGCCCGGCCAATTGATCTTTGGTGATCGGGGTATCTTCAATCACATCGTGCAGCAACGCTGCCATCAGCGTTTCATGATCGAGATGCATCTCGGCCAGAATACGGGCTACGGCAACGGGATGCGTAATATAAGGTTCACCGCTGGAACGGCTTTGCCCTTCGTGAGCGTCGCGCGCGACCAGAAAGGCATCCTGGATCTGGGTCACCTGTTCTTCGGGCAGATAGCTGCTCAATAATGTTTTCAGATCTTCAAACAGATACAAAAGTGACCCCGCTTCACTACTCATCAGCGTAAAACCATATCCCGCAGTTTGCGATTATTCCGCACACTTGTAAATAAAGACAAAAACGGCACCACTAGGGTGCCGTTCGTAATAAGCAATAAACGAATGCTTAGAAACCGTAATCACGGTCCTGAGTCAGCGCGGCAACAGCAGCCAGCTCACTCGCTTCCTGTTGTTGCTGTTCGATACGTTCTTGCGCATCCATGAACTGATTAGAAATCAAACCTTCTTCGATCTCGCGCAATGCGATCACGGTTGGTTTGTCATTTTCTTCATCTACCAACGGATCTTTGCCCTGAACGGCAAGCTGACGAGCGCGGCGAGCGGCCACCAGCACCAAATCAAAGCGGTTGCCAACTTGTTTTACCGCATCTTCAACAGTAACGCGTGCCATAGCAAACTCCCATATAAATCGAGGGTGAAAATTCTACTTGGTTTTAATTTATCCCGCCAGTAGCTGATTGAGCAGATCGGCGTGACAAATAGCCTGCGGACGCAGTTTTGCGCGACCCGCCAGTACAATGGACTGCAATTGTTGCAGTGCCAGTTCGAAATCATCATTGATGATCAGATAGTCATATTCAGGATAGTGCGACATTTCCGAAACTGCCTGCGCCATGCGTTTGGCAATCACCTCTGCGCTGTCCTGACCACGACCAATCAAACGTTGTTCCAAAATCGGCAAACTTGGCGGCAACACAAAAATAGACTGTGTGTCACGATACAGTTCGCGGATCTGGCGAGCACCTTGCCAATCGATATCCAGAAAAACATCGATCCCGTTTGCCAGTGCCTGTTCAATCAATTCTTTAGATGTACCGTAGTAATTACCAAATACTTCTGCCCATTCAAAAAAAGCATCACGGGCGATCAGGGCCTGAAATTCTTCTTTGCTGACAAAGTGGTAATGCACGCCATTTTCTTCACCAGGGCGCATTGCCCGCGTGGTATGAGAAACGGAAAGTGCCATTCGGCCATCGCTGTTATAACGGGATAATAACGCCGTTAACAGACTGGATTTTCCTGCGCCGCTGGGCGAGGAAATAATAAACAGGGTACCTGCAGCAGCCATAATGCGCTCCTATCAAGTAACTACTATCAAGCTACTCTTATCAATCAAGTAACTGCAAAATTTATTCACCAATCGGCATCATACGACGACAGGCTGATAACAAAAAACCCGGCACAAGACCGGGTTTTTCAGAACGCCAGACCAATTACTTGATCTTGCCTTCTTTGTAAATTACATGCTGACGAACAACAGGATCAAATTTTTTGATCTCCATTTTCTCAGGCATGGTGCGCTTGTTCTTGGTCGTAGTGTAGAAGTGACCAGTACCGGCGCTGGAGTTCAGACGAATTTTTTCGCGAGCACCTTTAGCCATGATTTATCTCCTTACACTTGTTCGCCACGAGCACGGATATCAGCTAAAACAGCTTCGATACCCAGCTTGTCGATAATACGCATACCCTTCGGTGTTAAACGCAGGGTAACAAAACGCTTCTCGCCTTCAACCCAGAAACGGTGAGATTGCAGGTTAGGCAGGAAACGGCGACGGGTCGCGTTTTTAGCGTGAGAACGGTTGTTCCCCACGATTGGACGCTTACCGGTTACTTGACACACTCTAGACATGTTGTCTCTCCAAAAATCTTACTTCTGCTCGCGCATTTTCTGTTGCCCCGCTGCCGTATAGCAGAGCACATAGATAGAAGGCGGCATTTTATACAGCATCGCCCCGACAAGATCAAGCAAAATGCCCTTGTCAGGTTCGTTTTATAACCATCCGCGTTCGGCAAAGGAGACGGGGTCCCCATCTCCTATCACAAAGTGATCTAGCACTCGCACGTCGATCAGACGCAAAGCGGCGCAAATGCGCTCAGTGATATGGCGATCGGCGTGACTTGGTTCGGCTACGCCTGATGGATGATTATGACAGAGAATGACAGCTGCAGCATTATGTTTTAACACCGCTTGTACGATTTCCCGCGGATAAACACTGGCGGCATCGATCGTGCCAAAAAATAATTCGCAAAACTGTAGGACCCGATGCTGATTATCCAGCAACAACATGGCAAATACTTCGCGTGGTCGATCGCGTAACTGGGCTTGTAAATAACGGCGTACTAACAACGGGCTGGTTAACGCATCACCACGTTGCAGACATTCATTCAGGTAGCGATTACTCATCTCCAGCACAGCTTGTAGTTGCACATATTTGGCTGGCCCCAGGCCATGTGCCTGACAAAACTGAGTTTGTTCTGCACCGAGCAGTGCGCGCAGCGAACCAAACTCCTGCAGCAGCTTTCTGGCCAGCTCAATGGCATTACAACCTGCCACGCCGGTACGCAAAAAAATGGCTAATAATTCCGCATCACTGAGTGCATTGGCTCCGCGTTGCAGCAATTTTTCGCGAGGTCGTTCGTTTTCCGGCCAGTCACAGATCGCCATGCATTTCCCTATTTTTTATGCAGAAAAGTGTACTTTAAGCGATGTTAATGGTGGTAAATGCCTGTGAACACCGACAGGCATTGTGTACTATCTTGGCCAGTTTTTATGGATCTGGGGTGAATGCTGATGCAATTGCAAAATAAACGGATCCTGCTGGGCGTGACTGGCGGGATCGCCGCATATAAAGCGGCTGAGATCATACGTCGTCTGCGTGAACAAGGCGCAGAAGTTCGGGTTGTAATGACCGATGCCGCGAAAGAATTTATTACACCGCTGACCTTACAGGCGGTATCTGGCCATATCGTGGCGAACAGTATGTTTGATCCGCAAGCGGAAGCGGGGATGGGGCATATTGAGCTGGCGAAATGGGCCGATCTGGTGCTGGTTGCGCCGGCCACGGCAAATGTTATTTCCCGCCTGACTACCGGAATGGGGGATGAGTTACTGACCACGCTGTGTCTGGCTAGCCCTGCGCCATTAGCGATTGCACCGGCGATGAATATGCAAATGTATCTGCATGCCGCCACACAAAATAATTTGCATGTGCTGGCGCAACGCGGTGTGCAGATCTGGGGGCCGGGTATCGGCAGTCAGGCCTGTGGCGATGTTGGCCCGGGGCGGATGTTAGATCCGCTGGATATCGTGGCTGAGGTAGTGAAATTTTTCCACCCTGTACCGCATAGCAAGCTCTCTTTTCTGATTACTGCAGGGCCGACTCGCGAGGCGATTGATCCGGTGCGGTATATCAGTAATCACAGCTCCGGCAAGATGGGGTTTGCGTTGGCGGAAGCCGCTGCGGCAATGGGGGCGAAAGTCACGCTGATTGCCGGGCCGGTCAATCTGGCAACACCGAAAGGTGTGGTGCGTATTGATGTGGAAAGTGCACTGGAGATGCAGGCGGCGGTTGACGCGCAAGTGGCTGATCATTCGATTTTTATCGGTTGTGCCGCGGTAGCGGATTACCGGATGGAATCGGTGGCCGCGCACAAAATGAAGAAACAGGATGATAGCGATACGCTGACCCTCCAGCTAGTCAAAAATCCGGACATTATTGCTGGTGTTGCAGCGCGCGCCGATAAACCGTTTGTGGTAGGCTTCGCCGCCGAAACGCAGGATGTGGCCCGTTATGCGCTGGATAAACTGCAACGTAAGGGGTTAGATATGATTGCCGCAAACGATGTCAGCCGCGCCGAGCAGGGCTTTAATGCCGATCAGAATGCCTTAACCGTGTTTTGGCAAAACGCACAGCAAGAACTGCCACTGGCGAGCAAACAACAAGTGGCTCAACAACTCATTTCACTCATTATACAGCGCTATCAACATGAAACAGATTGAACTTAAGATCCTCGATGCTCGCATCGGCAACGAATTTCCATTACCTGAATACGCAACTCCCGGTTCTGCCGGTTTAGATCTGCGCGCTTGTCTCGATGAATCAGTCGAACTGGTACCTGGCGATACCAAATTGATCCCAACCGGTCTGGCGATCCATATCGCGGATCCGGGCCTGTGTGCCACCATTCTGCCGCGTTCCGGTTTAGGTCATAAACACGGTATTGTTTTGGGGAATCTGGTTGGTCTGATCGATTCTGACTACCAGGGTCAGTTGATGGTGTCGGTATGGAATCGCGGTAATACCACGTTTACCATTCAGCCAGGTGAGCGCATTGCACAATTAGTCTTTATGCCGGTCGTGCAGGCGAGTTTTACCATCGTTGATGAGTTTGATTCGTCCGAACGCGGTGAAGGTGGGTTTGGCTCGTCTGGCCGCCACTAATTTCCTGCTGGTGCAAGTGTAAAGAAGAGTGATTGCTCACTCTTCTTTATGTCATAATTTGTATAGTTTTCGACAGGTTATGTATTGCAAATACAGGAGGAATGTCAGATGGTCGATTTTATTCTGATGTTAATGAAATGGCTGGGCATGTGATTTTTGCATGAGAGATACAGGCCAGTCGTAACCAGCCCGTATTTTTAAGCACTAAACGCCATAACTGGCGCGATACTCTTTTACTTTTTCTAAATACACGGCCATTTCAGGCTGGGTTTCCAAGTAACTAATCAGATCTCCCAGCGTGATGATCGCAATGACGGGTGCATTGTAATCACGTTGCACTTCCTGAATCGCGGACAGTTCACCTTTGCCTTTTTCCTGACGATCCAATGCAATCAAGACACCGGCCAGTTCCGCCCCATTCGCATGGATCAGATCCATCGATTCACGAATAGCGGTGCCTGCGGTGATCACATCATCAACCAGCATGATGCGGCCTTTTAACGGGCTGCCGACCAGATTGCCGCCTTCGCCGTGATCTTTGGCTTCTTTGCGGTTAAAGCACCAAGGCACATCCTGATCATGCAATTCAGCTAATTGCACAGCGGTCGCAGAAGCAATCGGGATACCTTTATACGCTGGTCCAAACAGTACGTCATAGTTGATCGCGCTATCAACCAAGGCTGCGGCATAATAACGACCTAGTTTTGCCAGATCACGGCCAGAATTAAACAAACCGGCATTGAAAAAATATGGGCTTTTCCGACCTGATTTCAGGGTGAACTCGCCAAATTTCAGTACCTTTTTTTCCAGGGCAAATTCAATAAACTCGCGCTGATATGCCTTCATCGTGATGTCATTCCTTGTCACTTAAAACGTTAAATTAAGCTAATGCCTGATGTTGTTGCGAAATGATCTGCTGAATACCTTGTTTACCCAGTTCCAGTAATTGCATCAGCTCTTCTTGCGAGAACGGCGCACCTTCGGCAGTGCCTTGTACTTCGATCAGTTTGCCGGTTTCAGTCATCACCAGATTCATGTCAGTTTCGGCGCTGGAATCTTCGTCATAATCCAGATCGCAAACCGGAACGTCGCCATAAATACCAACAGATACCGCCGCCACCATAAAATTCAGCGGGTTAGTTTTCAGCGTGCCTTTGG
This window contains:
- the radC gene encoding DNA repair protein RadC, translating into MAICDWPENERPREKLLQRGANALSDAELLAIFLRTGVAGCNAIELARKLLQEFGSLRALLGAEQTQFCQAHGLGPAKYVQLQAVLEMSNRYLNECLQRGDALTSPLLVRRYLQAQLRDRPREVFAMLLLDNQHRVLQFCELFFGTIDAASVYPREIVQAVLKHNAAAVILCHNHPSGVAEPSHADRHITERICAALRLIDVRVLDHFVIGDGDPVSFAERGWL
- the rpoZ gene encoding DNA-directed RNA polymerase subunit omega codes for the protein MARVTVEDAVKQVGNRFDLVLVAARRARQLAVQGKDPLVDEENDKPTVIALREIEEGLISNQFMDAQERIEQQQQEASELAAVAALTQDRDYGF
- the pyrE gene encoding orotate phosphoribosyltransferase, with the translated sequence MKAYQREFIEFALEKKVLKFGEFTLKSGRKSPYFFNAGLFNSGRDLAKLGRYYAAALVDSAINYDVLFGPAYKGIPIASATAVQLAELHDQDVPWCFNRKEAKDHGEGGNLVGSPLKGRIMLVDDVITAGTAIRESMDLIHANGAELAGVLIALDRQEKGKGELSAIQEVQRDYNAPVIAIITLGDLISYLETQPEMAVYLEKVKEYRASYGV
- the spoT gene encoding bifunctional GTP diphosphokinase/guanosine-3',5'-bis pyrophosphate 3'-pyrophosphohydrolase: MSSEAGSLLYLFEDLKTLLSSYLPEEQVTQIQDAFLVARDAHEGQSRSSGEPYITHPVAVARILAEMHLDHETLMAALLHDVIEDTPITKDQLAGQFGQAVAELVYGVSKLDKLKFRDHKEAQAENFRKMVMAMVQDIRVILIKLADRTHNMRTLGSLRPDKRRRIARETLEIFSPIANRLGIHSLKSELEELGFEALYPMRARILREAVKRARGNRKEVIDSVYKAVNGRLEDAHIKGMVVGREKNLYSIYNKMVKKELRFYEVMDIYAFRVIVDDIDTCYRVLGQMHSLYKPRPGRFKDYIAIPKTNGYQSLHTSLVGPHGVPVEIQIRTEYMEQMADKGVAAHWVYKTNGDATSSTAQIRAQRWMKNLLELQQSAGSSFEFIESVKTDLFPDEIYVFTPEGRILELPTNATPVDFAYAVHTDIGNSCVGARVERQPFPLSRPLTSGQTVEIITAPGARPNAAWLNFVVTSRARTKIRQFLKNLRAEESIILGRRLLSHSLGGKKIEDVPAENLRQVLHDTRHDSLDGLLADIGLGNQMSVVIARRLLGQHEQEPEKEKKSSSTHRKLPIRGSGGMLVTFANCCRPIPGDAIIAHISPGKGLVVHQESCPNLRGYNREPDKYQPVQWDMEQLGEQEFRTSIVVEVVNHQGVLAQLANVIAATGANIHSISTEEKDARVYQVNLLITTKHRVHLANIMRKIRVMPDVLRVNRTTNKIRSKESS
- the dut gene encoding dUTP diphosphatase; amino-acid sequence: MKQIELKILDARIGNEFPLPEYATPGSAGLDLRACLDESVELVPGDTKLIPTGLAIHIADPGLCATILPRSGLGHKHGIVLGNLVGLIDSDYQGQLMVSVWNRGNTTFTIQPGERIAQLVFMPVVQASFTIVDEFDSSERGEGGFGSSGRH
- the coaBC gene encoding bifunctional phosphopantothenoylcysteine decarboxylase/phosphopantothenate--cysteine ligase CoaBC; the encoded protein is MQLQNKRILLGVTGGIAAYKAAEIIRRLREQGAEVRVVMTDAAKEFITPLTLQAVSGHIVANSMFDPQAEAGMGHIELAKWADLVLVAPATANVISRLTTGMGDELLTTLCLASPAPLAIAPAMNMQMYLHAATQNNLHVLAQRGVQIWGPGIGSQACGDVGPGRMLDPLDIVAEVVKFFHPVPHSKLSFLITAGPTREAIDPVRYISNHSSGKMGFALAEAAAAMGAKVTLIAGPVNLATPKGVVRIDVESALEMQAAVDAQVADHSIFIGCAAVADYRMESVAAHKMKKQDDSDTLTLQLVKNPDIIAGVAARADKPFVVGFAAETQDVARYALDKLQRKGLDMIAANDVSRAEQGFNADQNALTVFWQNAQQELPLASKQQVAQQLISLIIQRYQHETD
- the rpmG gene encoding 50S ribosomal protein L33; amino-acid sequence: MAKGAREKIRLNSSAGTGHFYTTTKNKRTMPEKMEIKKFDPVVRQHVIYKEGKIK
- the rpmB gene encoding 50S ribosomal protein L28, with amino-acid sequence MSRVCQVTGKRPIVGNNRSHAKNATRRRFLPNLQSHRFWVEGEKRFVTLRLTPKGMRIIDKLGIEAVLADIRARGEQV
- the gmk gene encoding guanylate kinase, with the protein product MAAAGTLFIISSPSGAGKSSLLTALLSRYNSDGRMALSVSHTTRAMRPGEENGVHYHFVSKEEFQALIARDAFFEWAEVFGNYYGTSKELIEQALANGIDVFLDIDWQGARQIRELYRDTQSIFVLPPSLPILEQRLIGRGQDSAEVIAKRMAQAVSEMSHYPEYDYLIINDDFELALQQLQSIVLAGRAKLRPQAICHADLLNQLLAG